GCCATTCTACCAGCCAATTCTGCAGCTTGGTATAAGAGCTGGTGGGCGATTCAGCCGCCGATGGTTTCGAATTCGATCTCCGGTCCGTTGATTCGGCTGGCCGCCTCTTCCAGGGTGATCCCTACCACGCTGCCCTGATCGTCGTAATCGAGGAGAGTCTACAGTAGCAAGCTTTCCCCGGTGGCCCGCGACGTCCCCGGCGCGGTGGGGGGAGATTTTTGTTCTGGGTGCAGCTGATCCCGAGTGATAGGTAGCCGGAAAGGCCTTGGGTAGGTGAGTGGTTTACGAATTAGCTCATCGCACCCGCCGCGCCGGGGACGTCGCGGCCCACCAATACTAGACCGCTTCTAGCCCTTTTTCTTTTCCTTGGCCCAACTGTCCCGGAGGGGGAGGGTGCGGTTGAAGACAAGGGCGTCGGGGTGGCTGTCCTGGGTGTCGAGGCAGAAGTAGCCGAGACGTTCAAACTGCCAGGGCTGGCCCGGTTTCGCTTGCTGCGCCAAGTGGGGCTCGAGGAGGCAGTTTTCGAGCACTTCGAGCGATTTAGGATTGAGGTGTTCGGTGAAGTCGGTCTCTCCGGCCGTCGGGTCCTCGGCGGTGAAGAGCCGATCATAGAGGCGGACGGTGGCGGGGGTGGCTTGGGCGGTGCTGACCCAGTGGATGACGCCTTTGACCTTTCGGCCTTCTGGGCTTTTTCCGAGCGTTTCCAGGTCGGCCGTGCATTTCAATTCGAGGACCTGGCCGCTCTGGTCCTTGACCACTTCTTGGCATCGGATGACGTAGGCGCCGCGCAGGCGGACTTCGCCTCCGGGCTTGAGGCGGAAAAATTTTCGAGGGGCCTCTTCCAGGAAGTCGTCCTGCTCGATCCAGAGTTGGCGACTGAAGGGGATCGTTCGCTGGCCGAGTTCGGGTTGCTCGGGGTTGAGGGGGGCGTGCACTTCGATGACTTTGTCAGCCGGCCAGTTGGTCAGGGTGACTTTGAGAGGCTTGAGGACGGCCATGGCGCGGGGAGCGATGGCGTTGAGTTCTTCCCGCACGGCGTGCTCCAAGAGGGCCAGGTCGGTCGTGCCGGCGAACTTGGTCACGCCCACTTTTTCGATGAGCTTGTGGAAGGCGCGCGCGGGGTAGCCGCGACGCCGCACGGCCGAGATGGTCGGCATGCGGGGGTCATCCCAACTTTCGACGTGCCCTTCTTCGACCAGGCGGAGGAGGCGTCGTTTGCTCAGAAGGGTGTAGGTGAAATTGAGCTTCGAGAATTCGATCTGCCGGGGCCTGGCCGGGGTGCTGCAATGCTCCACAAACCAGTCGTAGAGCGGCCGATGGTCTTCGAACTCCAGCGTGCAGAGAGAGTGGGTGATGTGCTCGATGGCATCCGAGAGCGGGTGCGCGAAGTCGTAGAGCGGGTAGAGGCACCAGGTGTCGCCCGTGCGGTGGTGGGTGGCGTGCAGGATGCGATAGAGGACGGGGTCCCGAAGGTTGAGGTTCGGGCTGGCCATGTCGATCTTGGCCCGGAGGACGAGGGCACCGGTTGCAAATTCTCCGGCTTTCATCCGCCGAAAGAGAGCGAGGCTTTCGCTCGCGGGGCGCTTTCGATGGGGGCTGGGCGTGCCCGGCTCGGTCAGGGTGCCCCGGGTGGCCCGGATCTGCTCTCCGCTTTGTTCGTCGACGTAGGCGAGGCCTTTCTCAATGAGTTCTTCGGCCCACTGGTAGAGCTGCTCATAGTAGTCGCTCGCGAAAAAAAAGTTCTCGCCCCAGTCAAAGCCGAGCCAGCGAATGTCTTCGATCATGGACTGGACGTAACGGCTTTCTTCCTTGGCCGGGTTGGTGTCGTCCATGCGGAGGTGACAACGGGCGCCCGGGTTTTCTTGCGCGATGCCAAAGTTCAGGCAGATGGACTTGATGTGCCCGAGGTGGAGGTAGCCGTTCGGCTCGGGCGGAAACCGCGTCACGATGGTGTCATGCTTTCCGGAGGCGAGGTCCTCGGCGATGATTTTGCGTATGAAGTCGGTCTTGCTGGTCGAGTCGTCGGCGGACATGAGAGGGCTTTCCCTACGATAGAAACGCGTCTTGTCAGCCGGAGAAGCGGCCCGTTCTCAGGGGAGCACGAGGCGGCGAAGATGCTGCCGGGAGAGCTGAAAGCGGCCCAGGAGTTCGGTCCGCCCGAGGATGTGAGTGGAGGTGACTTCTTCCAGCGTGAAGCGGAGGGAGCTGGCGGGCCAGAATTCGGCCAGCACCACCGGAACGTCTTCCAGGGCGCTGGAGGAGTCCGCTTCAGTTTGCGAAAAGGTGATCCGCTCCGCTGAGTCGAGCGCCAGGTCCAAGCTGCCGAATTCGGTTTCCATCTGGATTTGGCCGTTGGCGATTCCCAAGAGTTCGCCCGAGAGGCGGTCGGAGTCGGAGGTGAAAATTTGGTCGCTGTCCTCTTTCCGGTCGAGCTCCCCTCGGCTGACGAGGCCATTCCAGGGCAGGACTTGAATTTCTTGGATGGAGACTGGCATGTTGGCGCCGGTGAAGAAGACGAAGGCATCGCCACTTTGGGCGAAGCCAAGCTCGTCCGTCCAGGTATTCAGATGCTCCCCATCGAGGTAGGCCATGATGCGGGCGGTCGATTTGTCGACCAAGAAGCGCAGGTCGACGCTTTGGCCCGGCTCGCGGAGCTTGCGGATTTGCTCCGAGCCGAGATTGCGTCGGCCGCCCTCGGCATCGCTATGGCGCTGCAGCTGAAGGTAGTGGGTGTTGAGTTGCAGGTGGTAGCAGTTGCGAGCGTGTTGGGTGAGATCTTGGCCGAAGAGGCCGATCGTGAGGGAGGGCAGGCCTTCGAAGTGGAGGCGGAAGCGGAGTTCCACTTGATCGGGCGTGGGGATGAACCGGGCGGCGCGCGATTGCCCTTGGCTGATGAGCGATTGGTCACGGAAGTCCCAAGCTAGTTCGGGATTGTCTTCTGGGGCCCATTCGTCCGGGTGACTGGGTCCTGCATAGAGTGGGCTGGGGAGTCGCAAAAGCTCATCGATTTGCTCCAGGGGAATCTCAAAGTCGGCCCCAAACGGTGTTTCCAAGCGGAGAACCTCCGAAGTCAATTCAGCCACCGCTCCCACCAGGACGTCCCCATTGGTCAAAAGGCATTGAAAGCGCACTTCAGCCACCGGTTCGGGGCGCTTTCGTGGAAAGACGACTTCGCTGACCCGGCCGGGCCGGAAGACGGCGGTCGATTCGAGGTCTTCCCGGTCCCAGTGCAGGCGACCCTCCCGGTCGATGCTAGCCAACTGGCCATGAAGTTCGTTTCCATTGGCGAAGAGGAGGTGGGGAGAGGAAGGCTTGGGGGCTTCGGTTTCCTCTGCCTCTGGTTGGGGGGCGCTTTCGGGGGCGGGCCCTGGGATTTCGGCCACTGCGGTCGAACCAAAGGTGAAGAGAAGGGGGAGAAAAAATCGCATGACCAGAAGAGAGACTATCAGGTGGGAAGCGATCTGTCAGCGTGGAATGTTCTTTTGAGGGCGGGAGGAGTTCGGGGCTTGCTCTCGCCCCACGCCTCTTCATGAGTGGGTGGTGCGAATTGTAGCGGGCAGTGCCAAGGGGCGGACACTCCGGGTGCCAAGGGAGGCGACCCGACCCACGACCGACCGGGTGCGCGAGGCCATTTTCAGCAAACTGATGTGGGACTTGGAAGGGGCGCGAGTGGTCGATCTCTTTGCCGGCTCGGGGGCGCTCGGGCTGGAGGCCTTGAGTCGGGGTGCCCTTTTCGCCGAGTTGGTGGAGTCCGAGCGGCAGGCCTGTGGGGTGATCCAAGCCAATGCAGAGCGCTGCGGCTTGGCCTCGCAAGCGCGCACCCTTGCCACGGATGTGTTTCGTTTTTTGCGAGGCGCGCCCGTCGCAGGGTGGGACCTGGTCTTTGCCGATCCGCCCTGGCAGACGGAGGAACAACCTGTCGATTTGGCGGGACAACTTTTGAGGAGTGAGGGCTTGCGTCGAGGTCTCAAGGCGGAGGGCCTCTTGGTGCTGGAGCAGCAGGCGGACTGGGAGTGGGGGGAGGGAGAGGCTTTCTGGGAGCGTTTCGACGAGCGCTCCTACGGGAAGTCCGCCATTCATTACTTCCGTCCGAGGAAGGCGCAGTCGTGAAGCGGGCTCTTTTGCTCCTGGTTTACAATCTGCTGCTGCCGCTCGGCTTGCTGCTGCTTTTGCCGGGCTTTTTTTCCAAGATGGGGAGGCGAGGTGGCTACTCCGGGCGCTTTGGAGATCGCTTCGGGTGCTACCCGGAGACGGTTCTTTCGGCGGTGCGGGGTGGCCGGGTAATTTGGATGCACGCGGTGAGTGTGGGCGAGGTCAATGTCGCCCGCAAGGTGGCCGTTCAGCTCCGGAGACGGGAACCGGAAACCGCCGTGGTGCTATCCACGACGACGGCGACCGGCTTTCAGGTAGCGTCCCAAGAGCCGGCCGTGGTGGCCATTTACAGTCCGGTCGATCTGCCGGGGGTGGCGGCACGCTGCCTCAAGGCCCTGCAGCCAACTCAGCTCGTTTTCGTGGAAGGCGAGCTCTGGCCAAATTGGCTGGAGGCAGCCCGCCGAAGAGGGATTCCCTGCTGTCTCATCAACGCCCGCCTGTCGCCTCGATCAGAGGCGCGCTTTCGCAAATTCCAGGCGGTGGTGCGTCCGCTCTACGCGCAGCTGGCCTGGGTCGGGGTGCAGTTTCCGGCGGAGGTGGCTCTCTGGAAGCAGCTGGGGCCGTCTTCGGTCTGGGTCTCGGGCTCGGTCAAGTATGATTGGAGTGAGAACGCGCTCCCTGAGGAGGGGAAGCGAAGAGAGATCGCCAGTTGGCTGGAGCGGGTTTTCCCTGATCGAGCGGGCGCGCCGGTCGTGCTGTTCTCCAGTAGCAGCCCCGGGGAGGAGCAGTTGTTGGCGGAGGCGGTCGATCTTTTGCCCTCTGACTGCTCGGTCCGCTTGGTTTTGGTGCCGCGGCATATGGAGCGGCGTGAGGAAGTTCGGGCTGATCTGCAAACGCTGGGCTGGGAGGCGGTCCTCAAGTCGAGGGAGCAGTCGCCCAGCCAGGGCAAGCGGGCCCTGGTGGTCGACACAACCGGCGAATTAGGCGCTTGGACCGCTTTCGCGGATCTGGTGGTGATTGGGAAGAGTTTCCTCGGGCGGGGAGGGCAGAATCCAGTGGAAGCCATGGCGGCCGAGAAGGCGGTTCTGACCGGGCCCTTCATGGAGAACTTTCGCGATCTCATGGAGGCGCTGGTGGCGGAGGGGGGCGTGACGGTTTTGAGAGAGGTCAGGGCCGGCAGCTTGGCCCAGGAGTTGGCTGCGCTTTTGGGCGATCCGGAGCGCTGCCAGCGGCAAGGCGCGAGGGCCAAGAAGGCGCTGGCCCCTCATGTGGGAGCCACTGCCAGAACGGCGGATTGGATCCTCGAGAGAGAAGAAATTCTTCTTGCACAAAACGGCCCAGCGGATAGTTTCTCCGCCCCGTGACACCGAACGCGACCCGTTCGTCTAGCGGTTAGGACACCGCCCTTTCACGGCGGTAACACGGGTTCGAGTCCCGTACGGGTCGCCATTTTTTCTTTCGTTTTCGGCCGATCGAGGCGTTCGTTAGGGGATGCGGTTTCTTCCCCCTTTTGCGCATTCTCCTCACGACTTTGAGGCGCTCCTGCAGGCTTGGCGGACCTTGGCAGAGCGGCGGGGTTGGGCGCTGGAGCCATTCGCGGAAGTCGAGGGGTATCCGCTGGTTCGCCTGCGCGTCCCGGCGCCCAGCCCGGAGACCGAGCCGGTCTATCTGAGCGCGGGGGTTCATGGAGACGAACCGGCGGGCGTTTGGGCCCTGCTGGAGTGGGCCGAGTCTCTCAAGGAACCGCTGGCGGCTGAGGTGGTCCCTTGCTGGAATCCTTGGGGCTTTGCCCGCAACTTGCGAGAGGATGCCCGGGGGAGGGATCTCAATCGCTGCTTCGATGATTTCGATTCCTCGCCGGTCCGGGAGTGGGCCCAGTGGGCCTTAGGCATTCCTTACCGCCTGGTGCTCTGTCTTCACGAGGACTACGATGGGCATGGCGTCTACCTTTACGAGCATGGTTTGTCCAGCTCGGAGCCGGTGGGGGAGCGGATGCAAGAGGCCAGCTCCATTCCAGCCGATCCGAGGGCTGAGATCGAGGGCTTGCCGGCGGAGGGTGGCCTGCTGCGGCCGGAGGGTCTTCCCGAGGATTTGGAGGGGCTGCCAGAGGCCGTGGTGGTTTTCGATGCCGGGGCCCAGCGGGTGGTCACGATCGAGACGCCTTCTGAGTTGGGCTTGCGGGAGCGGATCGAGGCGCAGGTGCGCATGATTCGCTCGGTCGTTTGATTGGCGTTTGCTGATTCGGCTTTCCGGTTGGATGGGTCCCTATGAGTCGGTCCCTTTGGTGGTTGGGCTTTTTGTGGCTCTCGGCTTGCGGGGATGTCCAAGAGGGGGCCCTGGAGACGCTTTCCCAGACGGGCTATCGATTGACGGCGGACGAACTTCAGAGGGCGGTGTTGCGGGAAGATCCCTCTTTGCTGCAACGATTTTTCGAGGCGGGCATGGCGGTGGACGCTGTGGGCTCCGATGGAGAGACCGCTCTCCAGCATGCGGCCAAAAACGGAAGGGAGGCCGCTCTCCAGTTGCTGCTGGAGGAGGGGGCGGACGGGGAAAGGTTGGATGCCGCGGGGCGCAGTCCTCTCATGGGCGCTGCTGCCATCGGGGCTGTTCCTGGTGTCCGCTTGCTTTTGAAGGAAGGGGTGGAGGTGGGGCTCAAGGATGCCCAAGGCTGGAGCGCGCTCACGCTGGCTGCCCATGGGGGCCACGCGGAGACGGTGGAGGTTTTGGCGCCCTTTGCCCGGGATTCGCTTGATGATGGGCTTCTTCTGGCGGCGCTGGCGGGTCGAGTGGAGACCGTCGATGTCCTCCTGAGCAAAGGCGCCAATGTGCTAGCCCGCCAGCCGGGTGGCGGCCAGCGAAGTGCCCTGATGTTGGCCTCTCTGGGAGGGCATCGGGCGACGGTGGACCTTTTGCTGCTGCATGGTGCCAACCCCTATGCGCTCGATGCCGAGTTGCGCACGGCGGGGCAGCTGGCGGCCGGCGCCGGGCAAGAGGAGTTGGCCGCTTTTTTGAACCGTCCTCCGAGTGCGTGGGCGGAGGCGGCGGCTACCTTGCCCTTGGAGGAGGGCCTTTCTCCGGAAGGGGATCCGGTGGTGGTGGATGAGGTGGCGGGGGCCAAGCGTTCTTTGCGTCGCTTGGACGGCTTGGAGCTGGCCCCCGAGAGCGAAGGACCAGCGGAGGGGGCAGCCCCCATGATCGAGATGAGAGAATACCGCGAACGCCCCTTGCCCGTTTTGGTGGCGGAAGTTCGCGAGGAGGAAGCGGATGTCCGCCTGCTTTTTGAAGATCACCGGGTGGTGCGGGTGGCCACGGGCCAAGTTCTCCCTGGGACGCGGTTTCGTCTGGTGGCCACCCAGCTCCGGCGGGGCGCTTCCAAGAGTGGCGGAGGGCAGTGGGTGGATCTTTCGACGGTGGTGGTCGAGGACACGGTGACCGGGGAGACCCGGCGCTTCCTCAAAGGAATCGAGGCGGCCAGTGGGGATCCTTACGCGGTGGTGGCCCGCCCAGGAGAAGAAGGGCCGCTTCTCCAAGCCCGGGTGGGAGACGTTTTTTCGGAGAATGGCCGACGGTATGAGGTGGTCGAGATTCGCCCCACGCAATT
The sequence above is a segment of the Verrucomicrobiota bacterium genome. Coding sequences within it:
- a CDS encoding glutamine--tRNA ligase/YqeY domain fusion protein, giving the protein MSADDSTSKTDFIRKIIAEDLASGKHDTIVTRFPPEPNGYLHLGHIKSICLNFGIAQENPGARCHLRMDDTNPAKEESRYVQSMIEDIRWLGFDWGENFFFASDYYEQLYQWAEELIEKGLAYVDEQSGEQIRATRGTLTEPGTPSPHRKRPASESLALFRRMKAGEFATGALVLRAKIDMASPNLNLRDPVLYRILHATHHRTGDTWCLYPLYDFAHPLSDAIEHITHSLCTLEFEDHRPLYDWFVEHCSTPARPRQIEFSKLNFTYTLLSKRRLLRLVEEGHVESWDDPRMPTISAVRRRGYPARAFHKLIEKVGVTKFAGTTDLALLEHAVREELNAIAPRAMAVLKPLKVTLTNWPADKVIEVHAPLNPEQPELGQRTIPFSRQLWIEQDDFLEEAPRKFFRLKPGGEVRLRGAYVIRCQEVVKDQSGQVLELKCTADLETLGKSPEGRKVKGVIHWVSTAQATPATVRLYDRLFTAEDPTAGETDFTEHLNPKSLEVLENCLLEPHLAQQAKPGQPWQFERLGYFCLDTQDSHPDALVFNRTLPLRDSWAKEKKKG
- the rsmD gene encoding 16S rRNA (guanine(966)-N(2))-methyltransferase RsmD; the protein is MRIVAGSAKGRTLRVPREATRPTTDRVREAIFSKLMWDLEGARVVDLFAGSGALGLEALSRGALFAELVESERQACGVIQANAERCGLASQARTLATDVFRFLRGAPVAGWDLVFADPPWQTEEQPVDLAGQLLRSEGLRRGLKAEGLLVLEQQADWEWGEGEAFWERFDERSYGKSAIHYFRPRKAQS
- a CDS encoding glycosyltransferase N-terminal domain-containing protein; its protein translation is MKRALLLLVYNLLLPLGLLLLLPGFFSKMGRRGGYSGRFGDRFGCYPETVLSAVRGGRVIWMHAVSVGEVNVARKVAVQLRRREPETAVVLSTTTATGFQVASQEPAVVAIYSPVDLPGVAARCLKALQPTQLVFVEGELWPNWLEAARRRGIPCCLINARLSPRSEARFRKFQAVVRPLYAQLAWVGVQFPAEVALWKQLGPSSVWVSGSVKYDWSENALPEEGKRREIASWLERVFPDRAGAPVVLFSSSSPGEEQLLAEAVDLLPSDCSVRLVLVPRHMERREEVRADLQTLGWEAVLKSREQSPSQGKRALVVDTTGELGAWTAFADLVVIGKSFLGRGGQNPVEAMAAEKAVLTGPFMENFRDLMEALVAEGGVTVLREVRAGSLAQELAALLGDPERCQRQGARAKKALAPHVGATARTADWILEREEILLAQNGPADSFSAP
- a CDS encoding M14 family metallocarboxypeptidase encodes the protein MRFLPPFAHSPHDFEALLQAWRTLAERRGWALEPFAEVEGYPLVRLRVPAPSPETEPVYLSAGVHGDEPAGVWALLEWAESLKEPLAAEVVPCWNPWGFARNLREDARGRDLNRCFDDFDSSPVREWAQWALGIPYRLVLCLHEDYDGHGVYLYEHGLSSSEPVGERMQEASSIPADPRAEIEGLPAEGGLLRPEGLPEDLEGLPEAVVVFDAGAQRVVTIETPSELGLRERIEAQVRMIRSVV
- a CDS encoding ankyrin repeat domain-containing protein — encoded protein: MSRSLWWLGFLWLSACGDVQEGALETLSQTGYRLTADELQRAVLREDPSLLQRFFEAGMAVDAVGSDGETALQHAAKNGREAALQLLLEEGADGERLDAAGRSPLMGAAAIGAVPGVRLLLKEGVEVGLKDAQGWSALTLAAHGGHAETVEVLAPFARDSLDDGLLLAALAGRVETVDVLLSKGANVLARQPGGGQRSALMLASLGGHRATVDLLLLHGANPYALDAELRTAGQLAAGAGQEELAAFLNRPPSAWAEAAATLPLEEGLSPEGDPVVVDEVAGAKRSLRRLDGLELAPESEGPAEGAAPMIEMREYRERPLPVLVAEVREEEADVRLLFEDHRVVRVATGQVLPGTRFRLVATQLRRGASKSGGGQWVDLSTVVVEDTVTGETRRFLKGIEAASGDPYAVVARPGEEGPLLQARVGDVFSENGRRYEVVEIRPTQFIIEAMQSRERLTIRLSDR